Proteins encoded by one window of Phenylobacterium soli:
- the moaB gene encoding molybdenum cofactor biosynthesis protein B, whose amino-acid sequence MDQVVKAKSGRKAGIDESLPFYPLKVAVLTVSDTRTEVTDTSGALLADRLTGAGHHLAGRTIVTDDVDAIQRQILAWVADPDVDVILTTGGTGFSPRDMTPEAVRPLLRREMDGFAVVFHQASQTTVGVSTLQSRALAGQIEETFVFCVPGSTGACRDAWDLVLAQEFDSRFRPCSLVGQIPRYRGVCN is encoded by the coding sequence TTGGATCAGGTCGTCAAGGCGAAGAGCGGACGCAAGGCGGGCATCGACGAGTCCCTGCCCTTCTATCCGCTGAAGGTGGCGGTGCTCACCGTCTCTGACACTCGGACGGAAGTCACGGACACCTCGGGCGCGCTCCTGGCCGACCGCCTGACGGGCGCGGGGCACCATCTGGCCGGCCGCACCATCGTCACCGACGACGTGGACGCCATCCAGCGGCAGATCCTCGCCTGGGTCGCCGACCCGGACGTGGATGTGATCCTGACCACCGGCGGCACCGGCTTCTCGCCGCGCGACATGACCCCCGAGGCGGTTCGGCCGCTCCTGCGCCGCGAGATGGACGGGTTCGCCGTGGTCTTCCACCAGGCCAGCCAGACCACCGTCGGCGTCTCCACCCTGCAGTCGCGCGCCCTGGCGGGCCAGATCGAGGAGACCTTCGTCTTCTGTGTGCCGGGCTCGACCGGCGCCTGCCGCGACGCCTGGGACCTGGTGCTGGCCCAGGAGTTCGACAGCCGCTTCCGGCCCTGTTCGCTCGTCGGCCAGATTCCGCGCTACCGCGGCGTCTGCAACTGA
- a CDS encoding MoaD/ThiS family protein gives MSGLLLQAPSADAPLIDEQVARVSVLFFGKVADVFGRAAEVEIPAAGCSVPALKVLLGELTEGGIEALCARGVRCAVDRDIVGDEAWIRPGQEVAFFSMFSGG, from the coding sequence ATGTCCGGTCTTCTGCTCCAGGCGCCGAGCGCCGACGCGCCCCTCATCGACGAACAGGTCGCGCGCGTCAGCGTGCTCTTCTTCGGCAAAGTCGCCGACGTGTTCGGCCGCGCCGCCGAGGTCGAGATCCCCGCCGCGGGCTGCTCCGTTCCCGCGCTGAAGGTGCTTCTCGGCGAGCTGACCGAGGGCGGCATCGAGGCGCTCTGCGCACGCGGTGTCCGCTGCGCTGTGGACCGCGACATCGTCGGCGACGAGGCGTGGATTCGGCCCGGCCAGGAGGTCGCCTTCTTCTCAATGTTTTCCGGGGGTTGA
- a CDS encoding DUF885 domain-containing protein, with amino-acid sequence MRRSYLLAAGSAVLALGVAAVLPAQAQQGTQPRLQGAAPAASEHARLTAFLDAEFAQELKLRPQLATRLGSKEGEDRLDDISEAGQLQRLEWRRASVARMKAQFDRAKLSPEAQASYDIWAFELTRAEASYRYRRYQPPFYSFLYSVHSELPNFLINTHVVQDAADMRAYAARLRALPAVLDTAIGESRKSTAMGVRAPRFEVERVISGSRTLITGAPFSEGPDSPLWADAKAKVGRLQAAGKVTPGEADALLADTRTALLGMRPAYERVIAWAEGELPKAPSGRVGAISLPGGAEWYATALKLNTTTDLTPEQVHQLGLSEVARIEHEQDLLARQAGFADREAYYADREKLYPPQPWTDALRADYLARANATIAHTRELLPKWFGLLPAYRVEVVREPSFSEVAGGAAHAAGPSPDGARPGRVYVHLLGVTDDPADVYNLMCHEGIPGHVLQGDIAVRQTGAPKFRRAYGYVAYQEGWALYTEALCKEMGVYPDVAADFMRLDAELFRAARLVVDTGIHAKGWTEDQAVDYMIKTGRRPPNQARSEVRRYITLPGQATGYKIGMLKILDLRHKAERELGPKFDIKAFHDLVVGSGSQPLTVLETRVNQWIADRR; translated from the coding sequence ATGCGTAGATCGTATCTTCTCGCGGCCGGCTCGGCCGTGCTGGCCCTTGGCGTCGCGGCCGTCCTGCCCGCCCAGGCGCAGCAGGGAACCCAGCCGAGGCTCCAGGGGGCCGCGCCCGCGGCCTCGGAGCACGCCCGCCTCACCGCCTTCCTCGACGCCGAGTTCGCCCAGGAACTGAAGCTTCGGCCGCAGCTCGCCACACGGCTGGGCTCCAAGGAGGGCGAAGACCGGCTCGACGACATCAGCGAGGCCGGCCAGCTGCAGCGCCTCGAATGGCGGCGCGCCAGCGTGGCCCGCATGAAGGCGCAGTTCGACCGCGCCAAGCTCTCGCCCGAGGCCCAGGCCAGCTACGACATCTGGGCCTTCGAGCTGACCCGCGCCGAGGCGTCCTATCGGTACCGGCGCTACCAGCCGCCGTTCTATTCCTTCCTCTATTCGGTGCATTCGGAACTGCCGAACTTCCTGATCAACACCCACGTGGTGCAGGACGCCGCCGACATGCGCGCCTATGCGGCCCGCCTGCGCGCCCTGCCCGCCGTGCTCGACACCGCCATCGGCGAGAGCCGCAAGTCGACGGCCATGGGCGTCCGCGCGCCGCGCTTCGAGGTGGAGCGGGTGATCTCGGGCAGCCGCACCCTGATCACCGGCGCGCCGTTCTCCGAGGGGCCGGACTCGCCCCTGTGGGCCGACGCCAAGGCCAAGGTCGGCCGGCTCCAGGCCGCGGGCAAGGTCACCCCCGGCGAGGCCGACGCCCTGCTCGCCGACACCCGGACCGCCCTGCTCGGCATGCGTCCGGCCTATGAGCGCGTGATCGCCTGGGCCGAGGGCGAGCTTCCCAAGGCCCCCTCGGGGCGGGTGGGCGCGATCTCCCTGCCCGGCGGGGCCGAGTGGTACGCCACGGCCCTGAAGCTCAACACCACCACCGACCTCACGCCCGAGCAGGTGCACCAGCTCGGGCTCTCCGAGGTGGCGCGGATCGAGCACGAGCAGGACCTCCTGGCCCGCCAGGCCGGCTTCGCCGACCGCGAGGCCTACTACGCCGACCGGGAGAAGCTCTATCCGCCGCAGCCCTGGACCGACGCCCTGCGCGCCGACTACCTGGCCCGCGCCAACGCGACCATCGCCCACACCCGCGAGCTGCTGCCCAAGTGGTTCGGCCTGCTGCCGGCCTATCGGGTCGAGGTCGTGCGCGAGCCCTCCTTCAGCGAGGTGGCGGGCGGCGCGGCCCACGCCGCCGGCCCGAGCCCGGACGGCGCCCGGCCTGGGCGCGTCTACGTCCACCTGCTCGGCGTCACGGACGATCCGGCCGACGTCTACAACCTGATGTGCCACGAGGGCATTCCCGGCCACGTGCTGCAGGGCGACATCGCCGTGCGCCAGACCGGCGCCCCCAAGTTCCGCCGCGCCTACGGCTACGTCGCCTACCAGGAAGGCTGGGCCCTCTACACCGAGGCCCTGTGCAAGGAGATGGGCGTCTATCCGGACGTGGCGGCCGACTTCATGCGCCTCGACGCGGAGCTGTTCCGCGCCGCGCGCCTGGTGGTCGACACCGGCATCCACGCCAAGGGTTGGACCGAGGACCAAGCCGTCGACTACATGATCAAGACCGGCCGCCGACCGCCCAATCAGGCCCGCTCGGAGGTGCGCCGGTACATCACCCTCCCCGGCCAGGCCACGGGCTACAAGATCGGCATGCTCAAGATCCTCGATCTGCGCCACAAGGCCGAGCGGGAGCTGGGGCCGAAGTTCGACATCAAGGCCTTCCACGACCTCGTCGTCGGCTCCGGCTCGCAGCCGCTGACGGTGCTCGAGACGCGGGTCAATCAGTGGATCGCCGACCGCCGCTGA
- a CDS encoding TetR/AcrR family transcriptional regulator, giving the protein MSIAPPDRRPRARRSPEAARENILAAAESLLLEKGPQALKLTDVAARAGIAHATVLHHFGSIGDVQTALMERMIRQLVVQILEGEPAAEPGGPETSAQALFDAFESRGAARLAAWLELTGEARRLTMVREAVQEVIANRMAHNGLPAEATEDLVLVSVVLAMGVGLFGQSLAQLMGRPPETSRRLALDLLRASMTTLRQP; this is encoded by the coding sequence ATGTCAATAGCGCCACCCGACAGGCGGCCCCGCGCCCGCCGTTCGCCCGAAGCCGCCCGCGAGAACATCCTCGCGGCGGCCGAATCCCTGCTGCTCGAAAAGGGCCCCCAGGCGCTGAAGCTGACCGACGTGGCGGCCCGGGCGGGCATCGCCCACGCCACGGTGCTGCACCACTTCGGCTCGATCGGCGACGTCCAGACCGCCCTCATGGAGCGGATGATCCGCCAGCTCGTCGTCCAGATCCTCGAAGGCGAACCGGCCGCCGAGCCCGGCGGCCCGGAAACCAGCGCCCAGGCCCTGTTCGACGCCTTCGAGAGCCGCGGCGCCGCCCGCCTGGCCGCCTGGCTGGAACTGACCGGCGAAGCGCGCCGCCTGACCATGGTCCGCGAGGCAGTGCAGGAGGTGATCGCCAACCGCATGGCCCACAACGGCCTGCCGGCGGAAGCGACCGAGGACCTCGTCCTCGTCAGCGTGGTGCTCGCCATGGGCGTCGGCCTCTTCGGCCAGTCGCTCGCCCAGCTGATGGGCCGCCCGCCCGAGACCTCGCGCCGCCTGGCGCTGGACCTGCTGCGCGCCAGCATGACGACGTTGCGCCAACCCTGA
- a CDS encoding metal-dependent hydrolase, with protein MTAKTTPADVDVLPRDIRFDLESARQGHWLGGDPVGTAVFNALSLTFPDGERLFMDAVRHYRPQLNGKLLDDVKGFIAQEAIHSREHHVLNQLIDRDRYPVAEIEAQVRQRTAAARERGPMAMLLSTIALEHFTAMMAEMHMAHPDLYKGAAPDIERLWRWHAMEETEHKAVAYDVFMEVTKSWSPFFRYRRRCMTMAIVTLMFTRNISRYAARLLEADGYSPEAALKAVKAYVWGKPGLFRRGWRTYFAWYRPGFHPWDQDNRAELSDWKAEFDAAALKAA; from the coding sequence ATGACCGCCAAGACCACGCCGGCTGACGTCGACGTCCTCCCGCGCGACATCCGCTTCGACCTCGAGAGCGCTCGCCAGGGTCACTGGCTGGGCGGTGACCCGGTCGGCACGGCGGTGTTCAACGCGCTGTCGCTGACCTTCCCGGACGGCGAGCGGCTGTTCATGGACGCGGTGCGCCACTACCGGCCGCAGCTGAACGGCAAGCTGCTGGACGACGTGAAGGGCTTCATCGCCCAGGAGGCGATCCACTCGCGCGAGCACCACGTGCTCAACCAGCTCATCGACCGCGACCGTTACCCGGTGGCGGAGATCGAGGCGCAGGTGCGCCAGCGGACCGCCGCGGCCCGTGAGCGCGGCCCGATGGCCATGCTCCTCTCCACCATCGCCCTCGAGCATTTCACGGCCATGATGGCCGAGATGCACATGGCCCATCCGGACCTCTACAAGGGCGCCGCGCCGGACATCGAGCGCCTGTGGCGCTGGCACGCCATGGAGGAGACCGAGCACAAGGCGGTCGCCTACGACGTGTTCATGGAGGTGACCAAGAGCTGGTCGCCGTTCTTCCGCTATCGCCGGCGCTGCATGACCATGGCCATCGTCACCCTGATGTTCACCCGCAACATCAGCCGCTACGCCGCGCGCCTGCTTGAGGCCGACGGCTATTCGCCCGAGGCGGCCCTGAAGGCGGTGAAGGCTTACGTGTGGGGCAAGCCGGGCCTCTTCCGCCGGGGCTGGCGCACCTACTTCGCCTGGTATCGTCCGGGCTTCCACCCGTGGGACCAGGACAATCGCGCCGAGCTCTCGGACTGGAAGGCGGAGTTCGACGCCGCGGCCCTGAAGGCGGCCTGA
- a CDS encoding ArsC family reductase, giving the protein MTATLYGIRNCDTMKKAWTWLDHRGVAYAFHDYKKQGIDRATLEGWAGRVGWEVLLNRAGTTFKKLPDADKQGIDEAKAVALMMAQPSMIKRPVLEADGKLLVGFKPEQYAAAFG; this is encoded by the coding sequence ATGACGGCCACCCTCTACGGCATCCGCAACTGCGACACGATGAAGAAGGCCTGGACCTGGCTCGACCACCGCGGGGTGGCCTACGCCTTCCACGACTACAAGAAGCAAGGGATCGACCGCGCGACGCTGGAGGGCTGGGCCGGCCGGGTCGGCTGGGAAGTCCTGCTCAATCGCGCCGGGACGACCTTCAAGAAGCTGCCGGATGCGGACAAGCAGGGCATCGACGAGGCCAAGGCCGTGGCGCTGATGATGGCCCAGCCGTCGATGATCAAGCGGCCGGTGCTCGAGGCCGACGGCAAGCTCCTGGTGGGCTTCAAGCCCGAGCAATACGCGGCGGCCTTCGGTTGA
- a CDS encoding PhzF family phenazine biosynthesis protein, whose protein sequence is MATYRFETLDVFTDVRFGGNPLAVFTDARGLDTAQMQALAAEMNLSETTFILPPEEPGHTARVRIFNRTAEMPFAGHPSLGTAVVLARTRGGAEPVVLGLNAGETRVEMAVDANGQVVGGDVAAPQPLSLGPELDPAAIAACAGLAPNEVPTAAHAPVAASMGNPFVIAEVAAEAISRAAPDLPAFRRAIAPHPAFNGRLSLLIYSRAGDQVRARMFAPLAGTWEDPATGSANAPLAGLLLSLSGEESARFEVTQGVEMGRPSRLRLSARRAPDGIRATVGGACVPMFRGEVSL, encoded by the coding sequence ATGGCGACCTATCGGTTCGAGACCCTGGACGTGTTCACCGACGTCCGGTTCGGCGGCAATCCGCTGGCGGTGTTCACCGACGCCCGCGGCCTCGACACGGCCCAGATGCAGGCGCTGGCCGCCGAGATGAACCTCAGTGAGACGACCTTCATCCTGCCGCCGGAGGAGCCGGGGCATACCGCGCGGGTGCGCATCTTCAACCGCACCGCCGAGATGCCCTTCGCCGGCCATCCCTCGCTGGGCACGGCCGTCGTGCTGGCCCGGACGCGGGGCGGGGCCGAGCCGGTGGTGCTGGGCCTCAACGCCGGCGAGACGCGCGTGGAGATGGCGGTCGACGCCAATGGGCAGGTGGTGGGCGGCGACGTCGCCGCGCCGCAACCGCTGTCGCTCGGGCCGGAGCTCGATCCGGCGGCGATCGCCGCCTGCGCCGGCCTTGCGCCCAACGAGGTGCCGACCGCCGCCCACGCGCCGGTGGCGGCCTCGATGGGCAATCCCTTCGTCATCGCCGAAGTGGCGGCCGAGGCGATCTCGCGCGCCGCTCCGGATCTTCCGGCCTTCCGCCGGGCGATCGCGCCGCATCCGGCGTTCAACGGCCGCCTCAGCCTGCTGATTTACAGCCGCGCCGGCGATCAGGTCCGCGCGCGGATGTTCGCGCCCTTGGCCGGCACCTGGGAGGATCCGGCCACGGGCAGCGCCAATGCGCCCCTGGCCGGCCTGCTGCTCAGCCTCTCCGGCGAGGAGAGCGCCCGCTTCGAGGTGACCCAGGGGGTGGAGATGGGCCGGCCGAGCCGGCTTAGGCTCAGCGCCCGCCGCGCGCCGGACGGCATCCGCGCCACCGTCGGTGGCGCCTGCGTGCCCATGTTCCGCGGCGAGGTCAGCCTCTAG
- a CDS encoding aminoglycoside adenylyltransferase domain-containing protein yields MTQRTRALRRTLFADLNAVLEHLVEGARALLGDNFLGVYLQGSFGVGGADRYSDCDFVIVTHRDITPSELPAFQAFHAGIHRLPQVAWRNQLEGSYAPAAILRRWSPEPRDPPGEPRAADWADPGTSGTPPRAYPFWYLDHGSDRLVRSEHDNTQVVRWCLRERGVTLAGPEPREIIDPVTPAMLRAEVRQTMDLCLSVGLEPMHMAAWQVFWVGLFCRILHTLETGRVTSKHEATDWAMAHLDGRWRELIGRAQALRKGMAEAWAPTDPAEAATTRAFARYAVEWADARLRGEGADFDT; encoded by the coding sequence ATGACCCAACGCACCCGCGCCCTACGGCGCACGCTATTCGCCGACCTCAACGCCGTGCTCGAACACCTGGTGGAGGGCGCGCGTGCCCTGCTCGGCGACAACTTCCTGGGCGTCTACCTGCAGGGCTCCTTCGGCGTTGGCGGGGCCGACCGCTACAGCGACTGCGATTTCGTGATCGTGACGCACAGGGACATCACGCCTTCCGAACTGCCGGCTTTCCAGGCGTTCCACGCCGGCATCCACCGGCTGCCGCAGGTCGCCTGGCGCAACCAACTCGAGGGCTCCTACGCCCCGGCGGCGATCCTGCGCCGCTGGTCTCCCGAGCCGCGCGATCCACCGGGCGAGCCGCGCGCCGCCGACTGGGCCGACCCGGGCACGTCGGGGACTCCGCCCCGGGCCTATCCCTTCTGGTACCTCGATCACGGTTCGGATCGCCTGGTCCGCTCCGAACACGACAACACCCAGGTCGTGCGCTGGTGCCTGAGGGAACGGGGCGTGACCCTCGCCGGTCCCGAGCCGCGCGAGATCATCGACCCGGTCACGCCGGCGATGCTGCGGGCGGAGGTGCGCCAGACCATGGACCTGTGCCTTTCGGTCGGCCTTGAGCCCATGCACATGGCCGCCTGGCAGGTGTTCTGGGTCGGCCTCTTCTGCCGCATCCTGCACACGCTGGAGACCGGCCGCGTGACCTCCAAGCACGAGGCGACGGACTGGGCGATGGCGCACCTGGACGGGCGGTGGCGCGAGCTGATCGGCCGGGCCCAGGCGCTGCGCAAGGGCATGGCCGAGGCCTGGGCGCCCACCGATCCGGCCGAAGCGGCGACGACGCGGGCCTTCGCCCGCTATGCGGTGGAATGGGCCGATGCGCGCCTGCGTGGCGAAGGCGCGGATTTCGACACATAG
- a CDS encoding RNA polymerase sigma factor — MKLEGLDEALVAAAQAGSSEAFSRLVDRHQQAVRAFLRRACGDWALADDLAQETFLAAWPRIDRLKAGASVRAWFCGIAYRKHLTVRRSAARDRLRDTAWEEGRESAQDAAPADKIALERAMADLPADQRACVALCLAADFSHAEAADALGLPLGTVKSHVARGRARLLQALGVQDEPC; from the coding sequence ATGAAGTTGGAGGGGCTCGACGAGGCCCTGGTGGCGGCCGCCCAGGCCGGCTCGAGCGAGGCCTTCTCGCGCCTCGTCGACCGACACCAGCAGGCGGTGCGCGCCTTCCTCCGCCGCGCCTGCGGCGACTGGGCGCTGGCGGACGACCTGGCGCAGGAGACCTTCCTCGCCGCCTGGCCGCGCATCGACCGCCTCAAGGCCGGCGCGAGCGTCCGCGCCTGGTTCTGCGGCATCGCCTATCGCAAGCATCTGACGGTCCGCCGCTCGGCGGCGCGCGATCGCCTGCGGGACACCGCCTGGGAAGAGGGCCGGGAATCCGCGCAGGACGCGGCGCCCGCCGACAAGATCGCGCTTGAGCGGGCCATGGCCGACCTGCCGGCCGACCAGCGCGCCTGCGTCGCCCTGTGCCTGGCCGCCGATTTCAGCCATGCGGAGGCGGCCGATGCCCTGGGCCTGCCGTTAGGCACGGTGAAGAGCCACGTCGCGCGCGGCCGGGCGCGCCTGTTGCAAGCGTTGGGAGTACAAGATGAACCCTGCTGA
- a CDS encoding DUF6249 domain-containing protein — protein MVPIFFFAMIAAIVIVPRYFKSLERQKMADTLKAAIEKGQPLPTEVMDAISSGVKAPPSPQRDLRTGIVWLGVGIGLAGMGLALGFEEPDATFPLIGIACFPAFIGLAFIAMFFLNRGRR, from the coding sequence ATGGTCCCCATCTTTTTCTTCGCCATGATCGCCGCGATCGTGATCGTGCCGCGGTACTTCAAGAGCCTCGAGCGCCAGAAGATGGCCGATACCCTCAAGGCCGCCATCGAGAAGGGCCAGCCGCTGCCGACCGAGGTGATGGACGCCATCTCCTCGGGCGTGAAGGCGCCGCCGTCGCCCCAGCGCGACCTGCGCACCGGCATCGTCTGGCTGGGCGTCGGCATCGGCCTGGCGGGCATGGGCCTGGCGCTCGGCTTCGAGGAGCCGGACGCGACCTTCCCGCTGATCGGGATCGCCTGCTTCCCCGCCTTCATCGGCCTGGCGTTCATCGCCATGTTCTTCCTCAACCGCGGGCGCCGCTAG
- a CDS encoding RNA polymerase sigma factor, producing MSGATNLRFASLHDVELSALAATGERKAFGELVRRHGSAVRGLLRRMGAQASEADDTAQDAFLTAFERISEFRGEGTFVAWVKRIAARAYLRRLQKERRLGAFSAEVLDDDPPPRGDADAAIDLDEALKTLGAAERICVSLCFGAGLSHAEAAEALNLPLGTVKSHVKRGLDKLRARLAPGDGVASEGRRGNG from the coding sequence ATGTCGGGCGCAACAAACCTAAGGTTCGCCAGCCTGCACGACGTGGAGCTTTCCGCGCTCGCAGCCACCGGCGAACGGAAAGCCTTCGGCGAGCTGGTGCGACGGCACGGCTCGGCGGTGCGAGGCCTGCTGCGCCGGATGGGCGCCCAGGCCAGCGAGGCGGACGACACGGCGCAGGACGCGTTCCTGACGGCGTTCGAGCGGATCTCTGAGTTCCGGGGCGAGGGGACCTTCGTCGCGTGGGTGAAGCGGATCGCCGCGCGCGCCTACCTGCGCCGGCTGCAGAAGGAGCGCCGGCTGGGCGCCTTTTCCGCCGAAGTCCTCGACGACGATCCGCCGCCGCGGGGCGACGCCGACGCGGCCATCGACCTCGACGAGGCCCTCAAGACCCTCGGGGCGGCGGAACGGATCTGTGTCTCCTTGTGCTTCGGGGCGGGGCTTTCCCACGCGGAGGCGGCAGAGGCCTTGAACCTGCCGCTCGGAACGGTCAAATCCCATGTCAAACGTGGTCTGGATAAGCTCAGAGCGCGACTGGCGCCGGGCGATGGCGTCGCTTCGGAAGGGAGGCGCGGCAATGGCTGA
- the panB gene encoding 3-methyl-2-oxobutanoate hydroxymethyltransferase, with the protein MSSHRQEAVKRLAAPDIAARKGKTPIVCLTAYTAPTADILDDHCDLLLVGDSVGMVVHGLPNTVGVTLEMMILHGQAVMRGSRRAMVVVDMPFGSYEGSPETAYDNAARIMKETGAQAVKVEAGPAVVENIDYLVKRGIPVMGHVGLRPQSVLVDGGFKAKGRHNEERQRILDEAHATAEAGAFAIVVEGVAEGLARDITAAVPVPTIGIGASAGCDGQILVTDDMLGLFDWTPKFVRRYADLRNEISQAVARYAEDVRERRFPGPAEIYFAKAG; encoded by the coding sequence GTGTCGTCGCATCGTCAGGAAGCCGTCAAGCGCCTCGCCGCGCCGGACATCGCCGCGCGCAAGGGCAAGACGCCGATCGTCTGCCTGACCGCCTACACCGCGCCCACCGCGGACATCCTCGACGACCACTGTGACCTTCTGCTGGTTGGCGACAGCGTCGGCATGGTGGTCCACGGCCTGCCGAACACGGTCGGCGTCACCCTCGAGATGATGATCCTGCACGGCCAGGCGGTGATGCGCGGCTCCCGGCGGGCGATGGTGGTGGTCGACATGCCGTTCGGCTCCTACGAGGGCTCGCCCGAGACCGCCTACGACAACGCCGCGCGGATCATGAAGGAGACCGGCGCCCAGGCCGTGAAGGTCGAGGCCGGTCCCGCGGTGGTCGAGAACATCGACTATCTAGTCAAGCGCGGCATTCCGGTGATGGGTCATGTGGGTCTTCGGCCCCAGTCCGTGCTGGTCGACGGCGGCTTCAAGGCCAAGGGCCGGCACAACGAGGAGCGCCAGCGCATCCTTGACGAGGCCCACGCCACCGCCGAGGCCGGCGCCTTCGCCATCGTGGTGGAGGGCGTCGCCGAAGGGCTGGCGCGCGACATCACGGCGGCGGTTCCCGTCCCGACCATCGGCATCGGCGCCTCGGCCGGCTGCGACGGCCAGATCCTGGTCACTGACGACATGCTGGGGCTCTTCGACTGGACCCCGAAGTTCGTCCGCCGCTACGCCGATCTCAGGAACGAGATCTCCCAGGCGGTGGCGCGCTATGCCGAGGATGTACGCGAGCGCCGTTTCCCCGGTCCGGCCGAGATCTATTTCGCCAAGGCGGGCTGA
- a CDS encoding tetratricopeptide repeat protein, with translation MTDLFEEVEEQLRSDRYRALVIKALPWVLGLAAVLLIAYFGYWGWDRYTTQQDAKASEQYAQAFEALQQGQKDKAVQLWTEVSKSPSKAYKSLALMQIGGVRLADKNTPEAVKYFDQAAAAAPDDIIGDVARLKSAFALLDTAPEKDLEGRLTPLTKDGRPYRVQAREALGFAKLMAGDTAGARGEFVVISQSLEASDASRERAKAAMDLIDSGSAKAIPQVAKAAAALPPPVMLAPGQTMPGPVGPGQAAVPTQPQATGPQ, from the coding sequence TTGACCGATCTGTTCGAAGAGGTCGAGGAGCAGCTTCGCTCCGACCGCTACCGGGCGCTTGTGATCAAGGCGCTGCCGTGGGTGCTGGGCCTCGCCGCCGTGCTGCTCATCGCCTACTTCGGCTACTGGGGCTGGGACCGCTACACGACCCAGCAGGACGCCAAGGCGTCCGAGCAGTACGCCCAGGCCTTCGAAGCCCTGCAGCAGGGCCAGAAGGACAAGGCCGTGCAGCTGTGGACCGAGGTCTCCAAGTCGCCGTCCAAGGCCTATAAGTCGCTGGCCTTGATGCAGATCGGCGGCGTGCGCCTGGCTGACAAGAACACCCCCGAGGCGGTCAAGTACTTCGACCAGGCCGCGGCCGCCGCGCCGGACGACATCATCGGCGACGTGGCGCGCCTCAAATCCGCCTTCGCCTTGCTGGACACCGCTCCGGAGAAGGATCTGGAGGGGCGCTTGACGCCGCTGACCAAGGACGGCCGCCCCTACCGCGTCCAGGCGCGCGAGGCGCTCGGCTTCGCCAAGCTGATGGCCGGGGACACCGCCGGCGCCCGCGGCGAGTTCGTGGTGATCAGCCAGTCGCTGGAGGCCTCCGACGCCTCGCGCGAGCGCGCCAAGGCCGCCATGGACCTGATCGATTCCGGCTCCGCCAAGGCCATTCCGCAGGTGGCCAAGGCCGCCGCCGCCCTTCCACCCCCGGTGATGCTGGCTCCTGGCCAGACCATGCCGGGCCCGGTCGGCCCGGGCCAAGCCGCCGTTCCGACGCAACCGCAAGCCACGGGCCCGCAATGA